Proteins encoded in a region of the Photobacterium profundum SS9 genome:
- a CDS encoding LysR family transcriptional regulator — translation MNIQHLKAFVLAHQLGSISAAARTMGKRQSQVSQWISDLEIDFGVTLLERTGNSIRLSAAGEELLPMMVHTVSQADKLTACASALSFEEPTLLRIGIDNYIPQSCLQAVWVKALQQLNVNLEVSTNSRKALLVGLDDGSLDITLLTEHTTLHYSDFDYCRLGSYRDVLVAGRSHPLISEPVVTADHLSANRELIWTREAMTDDEEVGYSPTYATFTELASLVAVLQNGVGYVMLPYDQIAPYLATNQADQRLQVLSTDFEQAAMSRRVEAVWQHGLSQTEQGKLLLSLIKTEHALLVE, via the coding sequence ATGAATATTCAACATTTAAAAGCGTTTGTACTTGCTCACCAGTTGGGTTCTATTTCAGCGGCTGCCCGCACTATGGGCAAGCGCCAGTCGCAGGTTAGCCAGTGGATTTCAGATCTAGAGATCGATTTTGGGGTTACTTTACTCGAGCGAACAGGCAACAGTATTCGCCTAAGTGCTGCGGGGGAAGAGCTGCTGCCAATGATGGTGCATACCGTGAGCCAAGCAGACAAGCTAACAGCATGTGCATCAGCGTTATCCTTTGAAGAACCTACCTTGTTACGGATTGGTATTGATAATTATATTCCTCAATCGTGTTTACAAGCAGTATGGGTGAAGGCGTTGCAGCAACTGAACGTTAATCTTGAAGTGTCGACCAATAGCCGTAAAGCGTTATTGGTGGGGCTAGATGATGGCTCGCTAGACATTACATTACTCACTGAACACACCACGCTGCATTACAGTGATTTTGATTACTGTCGATTAGGTAGTTATCGCGATGTGCTGGTGGCAGGGAGATCGCACCCGTTAATATCTGAACCTGTAGTTACAGCCGATCATTTGTCAGCCAATCGAGAGCTGATCTGGACCCGTGAAGCAATGACTGATGATGAAGAAGTTGGCTATAGCCCAACGTATGCAACCTTTACCGAGCTGGCTTCTTTAGTGGCGGTACTTCAAAACGGTGTGGGTTATGTAATGTTGCCGTATGATCAGATCGCTCCATATCTAGCGACTAATCAGGCAGATCAACGCTTACAGGTATTATCGACCGATTTTGAACAAGCAGCGATGAGCCGTCGTGTTGAAGCAGTATGGCAACATGGGTTGTCACAAACCGAGCAAGGCAAGCTGTTATTATCACTGATAAAAACAGAACATGCCTTGCTCGTTGAGTAG
- a CDS encoding metal-dependent hydrolase — translation MANFNTHLNYAAIASSLAATALLSAGNIQPITALWLTFLGTIGGLLPDIDSDNSTSMRTLFSLFACVCSFVLICHLYAQVTMLELVLAAVAFYIFIRHSAKSFFEKLTIHRGCCHSLAFIALLSMCIVCMTHYMGYSNATSWLSGLFVAFGGMLHLALDECYSVDLANRKLKSSFGTAMKVISFKNPFISTAQLAAVVALFLIAPPFSSTIDLLSDWHRFQFRPEWLNLQVTSSWLKDVLSSTAGIFRGEVPS, via the coding sequence GTGGCTAACTTCAATACACATTTGAATTATGCGGCTATCGCCAGTAGTTTAGCGGCCACCGCTTTATTATCGGCAGGAAACATACAGCCTATTACTGCACTATGGTTGACCTTTTTAGGCACTATCGGTGGATTATTACCTGACATCGATTCAGACAATTCGACCTCTATGCGCACCCTGTTTAGTTTATTTGCTTGCGTATGCAGCTTTGTATTAATTTGCCACCTCTATGCACAAGTCACGATGCTAGAACTTGTTTTGGCAGCTGTGGCTTTTTATATATTTATTCGCCATAGCGCAAAATCATTTTTTGAAAAACTTACCATCCATAGGGGCTGTTGTCATTCACTGGCCTTTATTGCATTACTGAGCATGTGCATTGTGTGTATGACCCACTATATGGGCTATAGCAATGCGACCAGTTGGCTATCTGGATTATTCGTCGCTTTTGGTGGGATGCTACATCTTGCATTGGATGAATGCTATAGCGTTGATTTAGCAAACCGAAAATTAAAGTCCTCTTTTGGTACTGCGATGAAGGTTATTTCTTTTAAAAACCCTTTCATTAGCACGGCGCAATTGGCTGCGGTTGTTGCCTTATTTCTTATTGCACCACCCTTCAGTTCAACAATAGATTTACTCTCTGATTGGCATCGTTTTCAGTTTCGACCTGAGTGGCTTAATCTACAAGTCACTTCAAGCTGGTTAAAAGATGTTCTTAGTTCAACGGCGGGTATTTTCCGTGGTGAAGTCCCTTCGTAG
- a CDS encoding amidohydrolase, with protein MIMAAQSGLAPSAIAAQQTAETILTNAVFYTGQPVKAVAIADGKIIAMGKQSDINAYRSPNTEVIDLEGAFVLPGFVDNHNHIFEAASEAGGNCELSMDASLEEQIPYLLQCHKNSQKNKSSKNNWLMGYGFSLEMTLNDDNTRTPLEVLDEIFPDQPVVLMEQTSHSMWVNSQALKLAGITKDSPEPQGGKILTDHETGELNGILFDNAGDVVMEMAWNSLTDKFNQSYDGLMNGLEEAAVHGITTIGDGRLYWKRGWYEVWKAAEKDNALTARVSLRPWIYPSDSMEAQLPYLQRIQSRDPESRLIVDQVKMYSDGILINGTAKTLAPYLSTYIEDEPYGINYIAPTAMKSWLKALDKIGYGAHIHAIGDGAINESLNAIESVRQTHSNRDYTLTHVEMVQDADLPRFKALNVTADFQVGSDYIVEHDHEWAVPFIGEKRANNMMQVNRLYQTGANVSLSSDWNVHDINPLVGISNSLLMGKTGLPDIKTAIDAYTINAAVSLGLDDITGSIEVGKSADFVILDKDIRTMKPKNIPNAFVVLTMLQGEVVFDSDDE; from the coding sequence ATGATAATGGCAGCACAATCTGGCTTAGCGCCTTCAGCAATAGCAGCACAGCAAACTGCTGAGACTATCCTAACCAATGCTGTTTTTTATACTGGTCAGCCCGTCAAGGCCGTGGCGATCGCCGACGGAAAAATCATTGCGATGGGCAAGCAATCTGACATCAATGCTTACCGTTCGCCAAACACTGAGGTGATCGATCTTGAAGGCGCTTTTGTATTACCCGGCTTCGTTGATAACCATAACCACATCTTTGAAGCGGCATCAGAAGCAGGTGGCAATTGCGAACTGAGTATGGATGCATCGCTTGAAGAACAAATCCCGTATTTACTGCAATGCCATAAAAACAGTCAAAAAAATAAGTCTTCAAAAAATAATTGGCTAATGGGCTACGGCTTTTCGCTCGAGATGACACTAAACGATGACAACACACGTACACCGCTTGAAGTACTGGATGAAATTTTCCCCGATCAACCCGTTGTGTTGATGGAACAAACGTCGCACTCCATGTGGGTCAACTCCCAAGCTTTAAAACTGGCAGGCATCACGAAAGACAGCCCAGAACCGCAAGGTGGCAAAATACTAACCGATCATGAAACGGGCGAACTCAATGGCATTTTGTTTGATAATGCGGGTGACGTTGTAATGGAAATGGCGTGGAACAGTTTGACGGACAAATTTAACCAAAGTTACGACGGGCTCATGAACGGATTAGAAGAAGCCGCTGTACACGGTATCACTACCATTGGTGACGGACGCTTGTATTGGAAGCGCGGCTGGTATGAAGTATGGAAAGCGGCAGAGAAAGATAACGCGTTAACAGCGCGTGTGTCGTTACGTCCGTGGATTTACCCGTCAGATAGCATGGAAGCCCAACTTCCCTATTTACAGCGTATTCAATCTCGGGATCCTGAATCACGCTTGATCGTCGATCAGGTCAAAATGTATAGCGATGGTATCTTGATCAACGGCACTGCTAAAACACTGGCACCGTATTTGTCTACTTACATCGAAGATGAACCATACGGTATTAACTACATTGCCCCAACGGCAATGAAATCGTGGTTAAAAGCACTCGATAAAATTGGTTACGGGGCGCATATTCATGCCATCGGAGACGGTGCGATTAATGAATCCCTGAATGCCATTGAATCTGTCAGACAAACACATTCAAATCGTGATTACACGCTGACCCATGTCGAGATGGTGCAAGATGCAGACTTACCGCGTTTCAAAGCCCTCAACGTGACGGCTGATTTTCAGGTAGGTTCAGATTACATCGTGGAACATGACCATGAATGGGCTGTTCCTTTTATTGGCGAGAAACGTGCCAACAACATGATGCAAGTGAACCGTTTATACCAAACAGGCGCGAATGTCAGTCTAAGTAGCGATTGGAACGTGCACGATATCAACCCATTAGTGGGCATCAGTAATAGCCTTTTAATGGGAAAAACAGGCTTACCTGATATCAAAACAGCCATCGATGCTTACACGATTAATGCAGCGGTCAGTTTAGGTTTAGATGATATTACAGGCAGTATTGAAGTCGGAAAATCAGCAGACTTTGTCATACTAGATAAAGACATTCGCACCATGAAACCTAAAAATATTCCGAATGCTTTCGTTGTACTCACCATGCTACAAGGTGAAGTCGTGTTCGATAGTGATGACGAGTAA
- a CDS encoding ATP-dependent helicase has product MTSFTPEQTAFINHQSGNALCVAGAGTGKTTTLVGLIANKLDTVPANEMLVMMFNRDIRIDFQAKLQANGINSAVPVHTFHSFCMQLLKQTGYLNETGFQLSFNEGDRDKTIAKSILRTVAAGEKSYQRQQLIKDPKTIELLMSFIGLVKAYMLPPKEVFEMSDINREYLFIIDAYWQFETIRKEQKLLFFDDWLVESVHVLKTNTNIRDFYHQRFKFIVVDEFQDINTAQYWLLKHLLAPNAQLVAVGDVDQCIYKWRGSAPQFMLNFDEDFAPATTYTLSRTFRFGHSLALSASHLISNNKQRFHDFLTVSHDNVDDTLVEAIGSERQVGEIVQSIQQYLAQGGKPSEVAILVRRWSQTLLFELAFLTKQIPYQMPVPSVLAHSREVKLLLDVMSLATGRFNENEPHFRATSLFNLLCFPHCYVPNAQLRPICDELANMPATQWELHAKKLEKAKGDGKLDTLIERVNLLARLQQKGSVKAVSVYRQYRAESQLDAWIWKTESTASEIEEAIERLDSIETVLDSMDQDCGKALQYFEYYSQKSASNSRGNSYQNPSSSQQQQQQQGAIGGADEAVQPVQLTTIFRAKGCEYNHVYLPYWDKDAFPYVNRSSAGISADTEEERRLAYVGITRAKEQAKIYYTVEPVKKGTYVRPDKNASQFVLEANMKVAQALGPMLYEAQPIPYHKSPIAQGYCKHLGRLDDMAEAPPEPVITAPSVKEGYSYKWAIEQPIPHNGEKLIRSMVKTKTIKYLETELARVLRDLKSAIKNEDDAKQKVLVNRLIVIARAKGRRY; this is encoded by the coding sequence ATGACGAGTTTTACCCCAGAACAAACAGCCTTCATTAATCACCAATCAGGCAATGCCTTGTGTGTTGCGGGGGCGGGCACCGGTAAAACCACAACGTTGGTCGGCTTAATCGCGAATAAACTCGACACTGTGCCTGCCAACGAGATGTTGGTGATGATGTTCAACCGTGACATTCGAATTGATTTCCAAGCTAAGTTGCAGGCGAATGGTATTAATAGCGCTGTTCCTGTCCATACCTTTCACAGTTTTTGTATGCAATTACTAAAGCAAACAGGCTATTTAAATGAAACTGGGTTTCAGCTCAGTTTTAATGAAGGTGATCGCGACAAAACTATCGCTAAATCCATCTTACGCACTGTTGCGGCGGGTGAAAAAAGTTATCAACGTCAGCAGTTGATTAAAGACCCTAAAACTATTGAGCTTTTAATGAGCTTCATTGGTTTGGTTAAAGCCTACATGTTACCGCCTAAAGAAGTGTTCGAGATGTCGGACATTAACCGCGAATACCTGTTTATTATTGATGCCTATTGGCAGTTTGAAACCATACGCAAAGAGCAGAAGTTGTTGTTCTTTGATGATTGGTTGGTTGAATCTGTACATGTATTGAAAACGAATACCAATATCCGCGATTTCTATCATCAACGTTTTAAATTTATCGTGGTTGATGAGTTTCAAGATATCAACACAGCGCAATATTGGTTGTTAAAACATTTACTCGCACCGAACGCTCAGCTGGTGGCGGTGGGCGATGTGGATCAGTGCATCTACAAATGGCGCGGCAGTGCACCACAGTTTATGCTTAATTTTGATGAAGATTTTGCGCCAGCGACAACCTACACCTTATCGCGTACTTTCCGTTTTGGTCACAGTTTAGCGCTGTCTGCTAGCCATTTGATTTCAAATAATAAACAACGCTTCCATGATTTCTTAACGGTATCTCACGATAATGTTGACGATACCTTGGTGGAAGCGATTGGCAGTGAACGCCAAGTTGGCGAAATCGTACAATCAATTCAGCAGTATTTAGCGCAAGGCGGAAAACCTTCTGAAGTGGCGATTTTAGTTCGACGTTGGTCACAAACTTTATTGTTTGAATTGGCTTTTTTGACTAAGCAAATTCCTTATCAAATGCCCGTGCCTTCGGTGTTAGCTCACAGCCGAGAGGTTAAACTGCTACTAGACGTTATGAGCTTGGCAACGGGGCGCTTCAATGAAAACGAACCTCATTTTCGTGCGACATCATTGTTTAACTTGCTGTGTTTTCCACATTGCTATGTACCTAATGCGCAGTTACGTCCGATTTGTGATGAATTGGCAAACATGCCTGCGACGCAATGGGAATTACACGCTAAGAAGTTGGAAAAAGCGAAAGGGGACGGTAAGTTAGATACACTTATTGAGCGAGTGAACTTGTTGGCTCGATTACAACAAAAAGGCAGCGTGAAAGCGGTTAGTGTATACCGTCAGTACCGTGCTGAAAGCCAACTAGATGCATGGATTTGGAAAACAGAATCGACCGCATCAGAAATTGAAGAAGCTATTGAGCGCTTAGACAGTATCGAAACCGTTTTAGATTCAATGGATCAAGATTGTGGTAAAGCACTGCAATACTTTGAGTATTACTCTCAGAAGTCAGCGTCAAACTCCCGCGGTAATTCGTATCAAAATCCAAGTTCAAGTCAGCAACAACAACAGCAGCAAGGTGCAATCGGTGGGGCAGATGAAGCCGTACAGCCAGTTCAGCTTACCACCATTTTCCGTGCTAAAGGCTGCGAGTATAACCATGTATATCTACCGTATTGGGATAAAGATGCTTTCCCGTATGTGAATCGTTCGTCGGCAGGTATTTCAGCAGATACTGAAGAAGAACGCCGTTTAGCTTATGTTGGTATAACGCGGGCTAAAGAGCAGGCTAAAATTTACTATACCGTTGAACCTGTTAAAAAAGGCACATACGTAAGGCCAGATAAAAATGCCAGCCAATTCGTGTTAGAAGCGAATATGAAAGTGGCGCAAGCTTTGGGCCCTATGCTGTATGAGGCACAACCGATCCCCTATCATAAATCGCCGATCGCACAGGGTTACTGTAAACATCTGGGCCGTTTAGATGATATGGCAGAAGCACCGCCAGAGCCTGTAATAACCGCTCCTTCAGTTAAAGAAGGGTACAGTTATAAATGGGCGATAGAACAACCTATTCCACACAATGGTGAAAAACTTATTCGCTCAATGGTTAAAACGAAAACCATTAAATACCTTGAAACCGAACTGGCTCGTGTTTTACGCGATTTGAAATCGGCGATCAAGAATGAAGATGATGCCAAGCAAAAGGTGTTGGTGAATCGTTTGATTGTTATCGCGCGCGCCAAAGGTCGACGTTACTGA
- a CDS encoding transporter substrate-binding domain-containing protein, which translates to MRKLLGGIVAAVALMSTSAAVTAGPILDDIAKSGELRVCFDAGYMPFEMKSKNGSFIGFDIDIGKQMARQMGVKYVPINTAWDGIIPTLLTGKCHMINAGMTINAQRNMRVNFADPYIVIGQSILINPELEGEITSYKDLNDSKYTIATKLGTTGEQAIKRMISKAKLNVFETQSDAVLEVANGKADAFIYDMPFNAIYASQNDGKVIHLEQPFTYEPLGWAIAQGDSDMLNFLNNFLRQIKGDGTYDRVYDKWFKNDSWLKQVQ; encoded by the coding sequence ATGCGTAAATTATTGGGTGGTATTGTTGCCGCTGTAGCTTTAATGAGTACTTCTGCTGCTGTTACTGCGGGTCCTATTCTTGACGATATAGCTAAATCAGGCGAACTACGTGTTTGTTTTGATGCGGGTTATATGCCGTTTGAAATGAAGAGTAAGAATGGCTCATTCATTGGTTTTGATATTGATATTGGCAAGCAGATGGCTCGCCAAATGGGTGTTAAATATGTACCTATCAACACCGCGTGGGATGGCATCATTCCAACATTGTTGACGGGTAAGTGCCACATGATCAATGCCGGTATGACAATCAATGCACAGCGTAATATGCGCGTGAATTTTGCTGACCCATACATTGTTATTGGTCAATCTATTCTGATAAACCCTGAGCTTGAGGGTGAAATCACTAGCTATAAAGACTTGAACGACAGTAAATATACGATTGCAACCAAGCTAGGTACAACGGGCGAGCAAGCAATTAAGCGCATGATTAGCAAAGCGAAGCTAAATGTTTTCGAAACGCAATCGGATGCTGTACTAGAAGTGGCTAACGGCAAAGCGGATGCGTTTATTTACGATATGCCATTTAACGCGATTTATGCGTCACAAAATGACGGCAAAGTTATTCACCTAGAACAACCGTTTACTTATGAACCTTTAGGCTGGGCGATTGCACAAGGCGATAGCGACATGCTCAACTTTTTGAATAACTTCCTTCGTCAGATTAAAGGCGATGGCACTTATGATCGTGTTTACGATAAGTGGTTTAAAAATGACAGCTGGTTAAAGCAAGTACAGTAA
- the torE gene encoding trimethylamine N-oxide reductase system protein TorE, which translates to MSSVTNNGDGETRSSEWKAFLFITVFLFPILSVMFVGGYGFIIWMLQVFLLGPPGHGG; encoded by the coding sequence ATGAGTAGTGTAACTAATAACGGTGATGGGGAAACCCGCTCTAGCGAGTGGAAAGCCTTCCTTTTTATCACTGTCTTTTTATTTCCAATTCTTAGTGTGATGTTTGTAGGTGGGTACGGTTTTATTATTTGGATGCTGCAAGTGTTCCTTTTAGGTCCTCCTGGCCATGGCGGCTAA
- a CDS encoding cytochrome-c peroxidase, producing MILLILEEFGKRLFFENISDPKRMACASCHSPDAGGTNGHSQTNQTQVAVTGADPNGVNHGQNPNKEGGNTNPGNQNAGALKPPTNKYVQFLDEYGERSGTPNFSGSCAPFRLPCGGAFWNGRATGTKIEEAGIKVFDGLPDGNKYEEMYTKYLGPVADQAHASPFINPVEQGHKDKQATCEQVAKTKWGSELYYFSWGKELDCKKDTDSAFGRFAVALGAWQMSADNNVFNAKRDTALEYDTIHDNGKFPLMGLTDEENLGHDLFYGAPRPFGGDGAGCLFCHRSVRSGETSDGTDKFERYADDSYHNIGVPKNYEVPGITETTIPDIGVMFLTDIKSHEGLHKTPTLRNVDQRPNSNFTKAFTHNGYFKTLGQLVHFYNTRDIKPNCEVEYGIQAATVEEAIANNCWPTSEYPETTARGITGDLRLTPKEEAAIVAYLKTLTDTTVVKSPLPYHSSKYDESRLSHTYLPKP from the coding sequence ATGATCTTACTTATTTTAGAGGAGTTCGGGAAACGGTTATTTTTTGAAAATATTTCTGATCCGAAGCGAATGGCCTGTGCATCCTGCCATAGTCCAGATGCCGGCGGTACCAATGGTCATTCTCAAACTAACCAGACCCAAGTTGCCGTCACTGGTGCTGATCCTAATGGTGTAAATCATGGTCAAAACCCAAACAAAGAGGGCGGTAATACAAACCCCGGAAATCAAAATGCTGGTGCCCTAAAGCCGCCGACAAACAAATACGTCCAGTTTTTAGATGAGTATGGGGAGCGCTCTGGCACCCCTAACTTTAGTGGTTCTTGCGCTCCATTTCGTTTACCTTGTGGTGGTGCATTCTGGAACGGACGGGCAACCGGAACCAAGATTGAAGAAGCTGGTATAAAAGTATTTGATGGATTGCCGGATGGCAATAAATACGAAGAGATGTACACAAAATATCTCGGACCAGTAGCAGATCAGGCTCATGCAAGCCCTTTCATAAATCCAGTTGAGCAGGGTCATAAAGACAAGCAGGCAACCTGCGAACAAGTAGCAAAAACCAAGTGGGGTTCTGAACTGTACTATTTTTCATGGGGTAAAGAACTCGACTGTAAAAAAGATACCGATTCAGCTTTTGGACGGTTTGCTGTTGCCTTGGGCGCCTGGCAGATGTCAGCTGATAATAACGTATTTAACGCCAAGCGAGACACTGCTCTGGAATACGATACAATACACGACAATGGCAAATTTCCGCTCATGGGTTTGACCGATGAAGAAAATCTAGGGCATGATCTTTTCTATGGCGCTCCACGCCCCTTCGGTGGAGATGGTGCTGGTTGCCTCTTCTGTCACCGCAGTGTCCGTAGTGGAGAAACGAGTGATGGTACAGATAAATTTGAACGCTATGCCGATGATTCCTACCATAATATTGGCGTACCCAAGAATTATGAAGTCCCGGGTATTACTGAAACAACAATACCAGATATAGGTGTAATGTTTTTAACTGATATTAAAAGTCACGAAGGGCTTCATAAAACACCGACCCTACGTAACGTTGACCAGCGGCCAAATAGTAACTTTACCAAAGCCTTTACCCACAACGGTTATTTCAAAACTCTTGGGCAATTAGTACATTTCTATAACACTCGGGATATAAAGCCAAACTGTGAAGTGGAATATGGAATACAAGCAGCGACCGTTGAAGAGGCCATTGCAAACAACTGCTGGCCAACCTCCGAATACCCAGAAACAACTGCAAGAGGTATCACTGGTGACCTGAGGCTGACACCCAAAGAAGAAGCTGCGATTGTGGCCTACCTAAAAACGCTTACTGACACAACGGTGGTCAAATCACCATTACCGTACCATTCATCAAAATATGATGAAAGTCGTTTAAGCCATACTTACCTTCCTAAACCTTGA
- the purC gene encoding phosphoribosylaminoimidazolesuccinocarboxamide synthase, giving the protein MSLADQVLAVNDDLPIRTDKPVHSGKVRSVYWLTEADSRRLIEEKGYNVAPDAPLAIMVISDRISAFDCIWHGEGGMKGVPGKGAALNAISNHWFKLFRDNDLAESHILDIPHPFIWIVQKAKPVMIEAICRQYITGSMWRSYSKGERDFCGIEVPEGLNKDQKLPELLITPSTKGILEGIPGVPAVDDVNITRKNIEENFEAFNFRNTDDINHYEKLLQEGFDVISSELEKLDQIFVDTKFEFGYVTDASGKEKLIYMDEVGTPDSSRIWDAAAYRDGKIVENSKEDFRQLLLNHFPDPDILLNKDRMEERSALARDNALPEEVLMQVSKIYTDIAEKITGKKIVLSKNPKAEITAILRDQYGLVD; this is encoded by the coding sequence ATGAGCCTTGCTGATCAAGTTCTTGCTGTAAATGATGACCTACCAATCCGTACCGACAAGCCTGTTCACAGTGGCAAAGTACGTTCTGTTTACTGGTTAACTGAAGCGGACAGTCGTCGCCTGATCGAAGAAAAAGGGTATAACGTTGCACCGGATGCACCGCTTGCCATCATGGTAATCAGTGACCGTATTTCAGCTTTCGATTGCATCTGGCATGGTGAAGGCGGAATGAAAGGCGTACCAGGTAAAGGTGCTGCATTAAACGCTATCTCAAATCATTGGTTTAAGCTTTTCCGCGACAATGATTTAGCAGAGAGTCATATTCTTGATATTCCACATCCCTTCATCTGGATTGTACAAAAAGCTAAACCAGTAATGATCGAAGCAATTTGCCGTCAATACATTACTGGTTCAATGTGGCGTTCATACAGTAAAGGCGAACGTGATTTCTGCGGTATTGAAGTACCAGAAGGTCTAAATAAAGATCAGAAATTACCAGAGCTATTAATTACACCATCAACGAAAGGGATTCTAGAAGGCATTCCGGGTGTTCCAGCAGTTGATGACGTAAACATTACGCGTAAAAATATTGAAGAAAACTTCGAAGCGTTCAATTTCCGTAATACGGATGATATTAATCATTACGAGAAACTGCTACAAGAAGGCTTCGATGTTATTAGCTCTGAGCTAGAAAAACTGGATCAAATCTTCGTTGATACCAAGTTTGAATTTGGCTATGTGACAGATGCGAGCGGTAAAGAAAAGCTTATTTACATGGATGAAGTCGGTACGCCAGATTCGTCTCGTATTTGGGATGCCGCAGCTTACCGTGATGGTAAAATTGTCGAAAACTCGAAAGAAGATTTCCGCCAATTACTGCTTAACCACTTCCCTGATCCAGATATTCTTTTGAATAAAGATCGTATGGAAGAACGTTCAGCTTTAGCACGCGACAATGCACTACCTGAAGAAGTATTGATGCAAGTATCTAAAATTTACACTGATATTGCAGAAAAAATCACAGGTAAGAAAATCGTTCTGAGCAAGAACCCTAAAGCTGAAATTACCGCTATTCTACGTGACCAATATGGTTTAGTAGATTAA